The following coding sequences are from one Candidatus Melainabacteria bacterium window:
- a CDS encoding FKBP-type peptidyl-prolyl cis-trans isomerase, giving the protein MAQANSGVVTSPTGLKYQDEKVGSGASPRQGQTVSVHYTGWLTNGKKFDSSVDRGTPFEFVLGAGQVIKGWDEGVASMKVGGKRKLTIPANLAYGSRDVGGGLIPPNSTLVFDVELLGVR; this is encoded by the coding sequence ATGGCACAAGCAAACTCCGGAGTAGTAACAAGCCCAACCGGACTCAAATACCAAGACGAGAAGGTCGGCTCAGGTGCTTCTCCCCGTCAAGGGCAAACGGTTTCCGTTCACTACACAGGCTGGCTCACAAACGGCAAGAAGTTTGACAGCTCAGTCGACCGGGGCACTCCTTTCGAGTTTGTACTCGGTGCAGGTCAGGTAATCAAAGGTTGGGACGAAGGCGTTGCCAGCATGAAAGTCGGCGGCAAGCGCAAGCTGACCATTCCAGCAAATCTTGCTTATGGCAGCAGAGATGTAGGTGGCGGCTTGATTCCACCGAATTCAACCTTGGTATTCGACGTTGAATTGCTCGGTGTTAGATAA
- a CDS encoding Na+/galactose cotransporter: MHSIGPIDYAIIGIYFVFVIGVGVLLKKRMVSSEDFFLAGHRIPSWVTGLAFLSANLGAIEVMGMAANAAQYGIMTAHFYWLGAIPAMVFLAIFMMPFYYGSKVRSVPEYLKMRFNEATRALNAISFAVMTVLMSGINLYAMALVFQLLLGWNMTASILVSALVVLAYTALGGLTSSIYNEVLQFFLIVFGLLPVSIIGLMQFDGWSGLVSKFANPGFAHLWTQTATAANPMGVDWLGLISGLGFVLSFGYWCTDFLVIQRALAAEDLAAAQRTPLIAAFPKVFFPLLTVLPGLIALVVIPELGSNNTTYRWDMALPLMLVKLYPTGMLGIGLTAMMASFMSGMAGNVTAFNTVWTYDLYQSYIAKNKSDAHYLWMGKVATAAGILISVFTAYLVMGFPSIMDYMQLIFTFFNAPLFATFLLGMFWKRATPWGAFWGLVLGTCGSAVHFYFTNNGTIHFSSVMAGNFWRASISWTICFLATIAISMFTKPKPESELVGLCWSTTPRPAPVTLVWYKNPKILGVIVLVFTVICNIYFW, encoded by the coding sequence ATGCATAGTATCGGGCCCATCGATTACGCGATCATTGGCATCTACTTCGTATTTGTCATTGGCGTAGGCGTATTGCTGAAAAAGCGCATGGTCAGCAGCGAAGATTTCTTCCTTGCCGGTCATCGCATTCCCAGTTGGGTGACGGGGTTGGCATTCCTTTCTGCTAATCTCGGTGCCATTGAAGTGATGGGAATGGCGGCCAATGCTGCTCAATACGGCATCATGACGGCGCACTTCTATTGGCTTGGTGCCATTCCGGCTATGGTTTTTCTGGCAATTTTTATGATGCCGTTTTATTACGGCTCAAAAGTGCGCAGTGTTCCCGAGTATTTGAAGATGCGCTTCAACGAAGCGACTCGGGCATTGAATGCAATCTCGTTTGCAGTCATGACTGTGCTCATGTCTGGGATAAATTTGTACGCGATGGCGCTGGTATTTCAGTTGTTGCTGGGGTGGAATATGACGGCGTCTATTCTTGTCTCGGCACTGGTTGTGCTCGCTTACACGGCTTTAGGCGGTCTCACCTCCTCAATCTACAACGAAGTGCTGCAGTTTTTCTTGATTGTTTTTGGCTTGCTGCCGGTTTCCATCATCGGGCTCATGCAGTTTGACGGCTGGAGCGGTCTTGTCTCTAAGTTTGCCAATCCTGGTTTTGCTCATCTCTGGACGCAGACAGCTACTGCTGCGAACCCCATGGGAGTTGACTGGCTCGGTTTGATTTCCGGACTTGGATTTGTACTTTCATTTGGATATTGGTGTACCGACTTTCTCGTTATTCAACGCGCTCTTGCCGCAGAAGACCTGGCTGCGGCGCAGAGAACCCCGCTCATTGCTGCGTTTCCCAAAGTGTTCTTCCCGTTGCTCACGGTTTTGCCTGGATTAATTGCGCTTGTAGTTATTCCTGAATTGGGATCAAACAACACCACTTACCGCTGGGATATGGCATTGCCGCTCATGCTTGTAAAGCTCTATCCGACTGGAATGCTGGGTATTGGGTTGACTGCAATGATGGCTAGTTTTATGTCCGGAATGGCGGGGAATGTCACCGCATTCAATACCGTTTGGACTTATGACCTTTATCAAAGCTACATCGCTAAAAACAAGTCTGATGCTCACTATTTGTGGATGGGCAAGGTCGCAACCGCTGCTGGAATTTTGATCAGCGTCTTTACCGCATATCTTGTGATGGGTTTTCCCAGCATAATGGACTACATGCAGCTCATTTTCACTTTCTTCAATGCTCCGCTCTTTGCCACCTTCTTGCTTGGTATGTTCTGGAAGCGTGCAACGCCCTGGGGGGCTTTCTGGGGGCTTGTGCTCGGCACTTGCGGTTCAGCCGTGCATTTCTACTTCACAAATAATGGCACCATACATTTTTCTTCTGTTATGGCAGGGAATTTTTGGCGAGCCAGTATCTCCTGGACAATTTGTTTTCTTGCCACTATCGCTATATCCATGTTTACCAAACCTAAGCCTGAGAGCGAGCTGGTTGGCTTGTGTTGGAGCACGACGCCCAGACCGGCGCCGGTGACTCTTGTCTGGTACAAAAATCCTAAAATTCTCGGGGTGATTGTGCTGGTTTTTACAGTAATCTGCAACATCTATTTCTGGTGA
- a CDS encoding ligase-associated DNA damage response exonuclease: MSKPDLVKLTDAGLYCEQGDFYIDPWRPVGHAIITHAHADHARPGNTKYLAARSGERLLRSRLEPTASIQTVEYGETLDINGVRVSLHPAGHVLGSAQVRLEKDGEVWVISGDYKTEDEMTCASFELVPCHTFITESTFGLPIFRWNGQATVFDEINRWWKANQEAGKASLLFGYALGKAQRILSGVDAGIGPIYTHGAVEKITQAYRESGISLANTTYVGALAKGTKFGGSLIIAPPSAQATPWTRVFGTVSTAFASGWMRIRGTRRRKSVDRGFVLSDHADWVELNQVIKETGAERVIVTHGYSGEMVRWLKEIGVNASSFSTEFEGERDELQPSQTEADSESEPEGADQ; this comes from the coding sequence GTGAGCAAACCTGATCTCGTAAAACTAACTGACGCTGGACTCTACTGCGAACAAGGCGATTTTTACATCGATCCATGGCGCCCCGTTGGTCACGCCATCATTACGCATGCACACGCAGACCATGCACGCCCGGGTAATACAAAATACCTCGCGGCAAGAAGCGGCGAGCGGCTGCTCAGAAGCCGTCTCGAACCAACCGCCTCTATCCAGACAGTAGAGTACGGCGAAACATTAGACATTAACGGAGTCCGCGTCTCCCTGCACCCGGCTGGTCACGTTCTCGGATCAGCTCAAGTGCGCCTGGAAAAAGATGGGGAAGTATGGGTCATTTCGGGCGACTATAAGACAGAAGACGAAATGACCTGCGCATCCTTCGAACTCGTGCCCTGCCACACCTTCATCACAGAATCAACTTTTGGATTGCCGATATTTCGATGGAACGGACAAGCAACAGTATTCGACGAGATCAACAGGTGGTGGAAAGCAAATCAGGAAGCAGGTAAAGCCAGCTTGCTCTTTGGATACGCGTTGGGCAAGGCGCAGCGCATTTTAAGCGGAGTCGACGCCGGCATAGGTCCAATTTATACGCATGGCGCGGTAGAGAAAATCACACAGGCTTATCGAGAGTCGGGCATTTCACTTGCAAACACAACCTACGTAGGCGCTCTGGCAAAAGGCACCAAGTTTGGTGGCAGCTTGATTATCGCTCCACCGTCTGCGCAAGCGACGCCATGGACTCGCGTGTTTGGAACAGTATCGACAGCGTTTGCATCAGGGTGGATGCGCATTCGAGGCACCAGGCGCAGGAAATCTGTGGACCGCGGATTTGTTCTGTCTGACCACGCTGATTGGGTCGAGCTCAACCAGGTGATCAAAGAAACCGGAGCAGAACGGGTGATTGTCACCCACGGATATTCGGGCGAAATGGTGCGCTGGCTCAAAGAAATAGGCGTCAACGCCAGCTCTTTCTCCACTGAATTCGAAGGAGAGAGAGACGAGCTTCAGCCGTCTCAGACGGAAGCTGACAGCGAATCTGAACCTGAAGGTGCCGATCAATGA
- a CDS encoding response regulator transcription factor has translation MRLLVVDDHIPTRQEIVRELSTGGVIEIVGEAETSDQALKVAKDLLPDVVLLDLHLPGLIGTIDLIKRLTALRNVRVVMFASQGKPSDVQDLLDAGAVGYVLKTDPPALIRMALLMVMRGSKGVVSPSLPRHITRLSQDERNVLRSITMRGKLGKAAERLGISEAELMEVVEGLMAKLELEKPEQLVKWAKKQGF, from the coding sequence ATGCGCCTCCTCGTTGTCGACGATCACATTCCAACTCGACAAGAAATCGTGCGTGAACTGAGCACCGGCGGGGTTATCGAAATTGTTGGCGAGGCAGAAACATCTGACCAGGCACTCAAGGTGGCAAAAGATTTGTTGCCTGATGTTGTCCTGCTGGACCTTCACTTGCCTGGATTAATCGGCACGATAGATTTGATTAAACGCTTGACGGCGCTGCGAAATGTTCGCGTTGTCATGTTTGCCAGTCAGGGCAAACCCTCAGACGTGCAAGATCTGCTCGACGCCGGGGCTGTTGGTTACGTTCTCAAGACGGATCCTCCAGCGCTGATCCGAATGGCGCTGTTGATGGTGATGCGTGGTTCTAAAGGGGTTGTGTCGCCTTCCTTGCCCCGACACATCACAAGGCTGTCTCAAGATGAACGTAATGTTCTGCGCAGCATCACAATGCGCGGAAAACTCGGTAAAGCCGCTGAACGACTGGGAATTTCCGAAGCTGAGTTGATGGAAGTCGTGGAAGGGTTGATGGCCAAACTTGAACTGGAAAAGCCGGAACAGCTTGTTAAGTGGGCTAAGAAACAGGGCTTTTAG
- a CDS encoding TonB family protein: MGQHYDRGIICYQNKQYKHAEKEFREELASAPDSAAAHAMLGMTLVALRKGEQGHKEALEAVRLFPDYAYGHYTLSYSFAAINKPKESEKAIVEAIRIQPEEAYLFGRAAQIYMNQKKYQRALEMADIGLSFEPDNEECLINRGGALLELNKLPEAEVTLQQALAVDPESYTAHINMGATQLRLMKHAEAFTHYREALRLNPNSEQARLGVLESLKAKNPLYHGMLRFSIFCRTLPPPVVVCALLLLIFPPTRLIIVAIFGAYAVANYMFELALHLDPVGRDFVSDRKEKTLKRLKELTVPLLMIVCGLGIAIGAALAPTTDKNYRHRHRAAVKEEPVQSMKFDSFVPYMAYVETRIKRNWHPPSMTKSMSVLVHFNLDKNGNMSNEKVVESSGDEQMDKAAIAALKAAAPFPKLPPGNEKPVEVQFRFQYNVSNSATEKNAPDQSATDKKSTASPQSATDKKSVLSPQPATEQKSITNPQSGKTKE; this comes from the coding sequence ATGGGTCAACATTACGATCGTGGAATTATTTGTTATCAAAACAAACAATATAAACACGCGGAAAAAGAGTTTCGGGAAGAACTAGCAAGCGCTCCAGACTCTGCTGCGGCCCACGCGATGCTTGGAATGACGCTCGTTGCCTTACGCAAAGGCGAGCAGGGACACAAAGAGGCGCTGGAGGCAGTGCGCTTATTTCCTGATTACGCCTATGGGCATTACACCTTGAGCTACTCTTTCGCAGCAATCAACAAGCCGAAAGAATCCGAAAAAGCAATAGTCGAAGCGATTCGTATCCAGCCGGAAGAGGCTTATCTCTTCGGACGAGCTGCGCAAATTTATATGAATCAGAAGAAATACCAGAGAGCGCTCGAGATGGCGGACATTGGGCTGTCATTCGAGCCCGACAACGAAGAGTGCTTGATCAACAGAGGCGGAGCACTGCTTGAATTAAACAAGTTACCGGAAGCAGAAGTAACGTTGCAGCAGGCTTTAGCAGTTGATCCAGAAAGCTACACCGCTCACATAAATATGGGCGCAACTCAACTCAGGTTGATGAAACATGCAGAGGCATTTACTCACTACAGAGAAGCGTTGCGCCTCAACCCCAACTCGGAACAAGCAAGATTAGGCGTGCTCGAATCGCTCAAAGCCAAAAACCCGCTCTATCATGGAATGCTGCGATTTTCGATCTTCTGCCGCACTCTGCCACCACCAGTGGTGGTCTGCGCACTTTTACTTCTAATTTTTCCGCCGACACGCTTGATCATCGTCGCCATATTCGGCGCATATGCCGTTGCCAATTATATGTTCGAATTGGCTCTGCACCTTGATCCGGTCGGTCGTGACTTTGTTTCAGACAGAAAAGAGAAGACACTTAAAAGACTGAAAGAACTCACCGTTCCGCTCCTGATGATCGTCTGCGGACTGGGGATAGCAATTGGTGCCGCACTTGCTCCCACTACCGACAAGAACTACCGCCACAGGCACAGAGCGGCAGTAAAAGAAGAGCCGGTCCAGTCAATGAAGTTCGACAGTTTCGTGCCTTATATGGCTTACGTCGAGACCCGTATAAAGAGGAACTGGCATCCTCCCTCAATGACGAAATCGATGTCTGTGCTTGTCCACTTCAACCTCGATAAGAACGGAAACATGTCCAATGAGAAAGTTGTGGAATCAAGCGGCGACGAGCAAATGGACAAAGCGGCGATTGCAGCCTTAAAGGCAGCAGCACCGTTCCCCAAACTCCCTCCTGGCAATGAGAAGCCCGTGGAAGTGCAGTTTCGTTTCCAATACAACGTTTCTAATTCCGCGACAGAAAAGAACGCACCTGATCAATCCGCCACGGATAAGAAGTCGACTGCCAGTCCACAATCCGCTACGGATAAGAAGTCGGTCCTCAGTCCACAACCCGCAACCGAGCAGAAATCGATTACCAATCCACAATCCGGAAAGACCAAGGAATAA
- the ssb gene encoding single-stranded DNA-binding protein, whose product MVNSVILVGRAGRDPEMRYFESGRVKTTFSVAVNRPTKEKETDWFDIEIWGRQAEIAGEYVRKGSLIGIEGRLDFSRWTDDAGNKNVKPYIHATGLRLLGSKKDNMGGEEFSG is encoded by the coding sequence ATGGTCAATTCTGTAATTCTTGTTGGTAGAGCTGGTCGCGATCCGGAAATGCGCTACTTCGAGTCTGGTCGCGTCAAAACAACATTCTCGGTTGCAGTCAATCGTCCTACGAAAGAAAAAGAGACTGATTGGTTCGATATTGAAATTTGGGGTCGTCAGGCGGAAATCGCAGGCGAATATGTGCGCAAAGGCAGCTTGATCGGCATTGAAGGACGATTGGACTTCAGCCGATGGACTGACGATGCTGGTAACAAGAACGTTAAACCTTACATTCATGCGACAGGATTGCGCTTGCTAGGCAGCAAGAAGGACAACATGGGCGGCGAAGAATTTAGCGGCTGA
- a CDS encoding ATP-dependent DNA ligase: MKAFTDLYTALDETTKTNEKVAAMKSYFQSASPEDSAWAIYFLTGRKPKQLMQIPKLVALAVACAGVPEWMFSECYDAVGDTAETIALLLPSSSKSSELSLTQWVQERILTLRGASEQDQVESVVKAWQELNDSQRFIYNKLLTGAFRVGVSQQLVIRALSLVSNIEPSVVAHRLMGTWEPTAEFYQRLMAPDTQDTDISRPYPFYLAYPFENDLPSLGDVSEWQAEWKWDGIRSQLIRRGGQSFIWSRGEELISDRFPELIEESVLLPNGTVIDGEILPWKEANVLPFSQLQLRIGRKNVSKKMLEDVPVIIMAYDLLEFDGVDIRDRPLAERRELLERLLRGLSCSTNPTQLTLTAADIAAPSCQRLSERLRISPKVETLSWEELSEARNTARSLNVEGLMLKRLSSPYKVGRQRGDWWKWKVNPFTMDAVLIYAQRGSGKRASLYTDYTFGLWDNGKLVPVAKAYSGLTDEEIRQVDLFVRQNTLEKFGPVRTVKPELVFELAFEGIARSTRHKSGIAVRFPRMVRWRIDKPANEADTLETVQALL, encoded by the coding sequence ATGAAAGCCTTCACAGATTTGTACACCGCTTTAGACGAAACAACTAAGACCAATGAGAAAGTGGCAGCGATGAAAAGCTACTTTCAGTCCGCCAGCCCGGAGGATTCGGCCTGGGCAATTTACTTTCTTACTGGTAGAAAACCAAAACAACTGATGCAAATCCCGAAGCTGGTAGCACTGGCAGTTGCTTGTGCGGGTGTGCCGGAGTGGATGTTTTCCGAGTGCTACGATGCCGTTGGCGACACGGCGGAGACAATCGCCTTGCTTCTTCCGTCGAGTTCGAAATCCAGCGAACTTTCTCTGACGCAATGGGTGCAGGAGCGCATTTTGACTTTGCGGGGCGCCAGCGAACAAGACCAGGTCGAAAGTGTTGTCAAAGCATGGCAGGAACTCAACGATTCGCAGCGCTTCATCTACAACAAACTCCTGACCGGAGCCTTCAGAGTCGGCGTCTCCCAGCAACTGGTAATAAGAGCACTAAGCCTGGTCAGTAATATTGAACCATCTGTAGTGGCACACAGGTTGATGGGAACCTGGGAACCGACTGCCGAATTTTATCAACGATTAATGGCGCCGGATACTCAAGACACGGATATCAGCCGCCCTTACCCATTCTACCTGGCGTATCCATTTGAAAATGATCTGCCCTCTTTAGGTGACGTCAGCGAATGGCAAGCGGAGTGGAAGTGGGATGGCATCCGCTCGCAACTGATCAGACGCGGTGGACAATCATTCATCTGGTCGAGGGGAGAGGAATTGATCTCGGATCGCTTTCCTGAACTGATAGAAGAGTCGGTGCTACTGCCAAACGGAACCGTTATAGACGGGGAAATTTTGCCGTGGAAGGAAGCGAACGTACTGCCCTTTTCGCAACTCCAGCTGCGCATCGGCAGAAAGAATGTCTCAAAAAAAATGTTAGAAGACGTTCCCGTCATCATCATGGCTTACGACCTGCTGGAATTCGATGGAGTCGACATTCGCGATCGCCCGCTGGCAGAGCGCCGAGAGCTGCTTGAGCGTTTACTGCGAGGGCTTTCGTGCAGCACAAATCCGACTCAACTCACGCTCACAGCGGCCGACATTGCAGCTCCAAGTTGTCAGCGATTAAGTGAACGACTGCGCATTTCGCCGAAAGTTGAGACGCTAAGTTGGGAAGAATTGAGCGAAGCTCGCAACACGGCTCGCTCACTCAATGTCGAAGGTTTGATGCTGAAGCGACTTTCGTCACCATACAAAGTCGGACGTCAGCGCGGCGATTGGTGGAAGTGGAAAGTCAATCCATTCACAATGGATGCGGTGCTCATTTATGCTCAACGCGGCAGCGGCAAGCGCGCCAGTCTCTACACTGACTATACATTCGGATTGTGGGACAACGGCAAACTTGTCCCCGTTGCAAAAGCCTACTCAGGCTTAACCGACGAAGAGATCAGACAGGTTGATTTATTCGTGCGCCAAAACACTCTCGAAAAATTTGGACCGGTCCGCACAGTGAAACCAGAGCTGGTTTTCGAATTAGCCTTTGAAGGCATTGCCAGATCAACAAGGCACAAATCCGGAATCGCCGTACGCTTTCCGAGAATGGTCAGATGGCGAATCGACAAGCCCGCGAACGAAGCCGACACACTCGAAACCGTTCAGGCACTTCTCTGA
- a CDS encoding efflux RND transporter permease subunit, which produces MSISKIFIDRPVMTTLVMFAILLFGAIGYKSLPLSNLPNVDFPTLQVTSNLPGASAETMASAVSIPLEKQFATIAGLSQMTSTSTLSQSQITLQFDPSRNMDGASLDVQACITAASKQLPPQMTTPPTFAKVNPAMQPVIYLAVSSDTLPMHKVDYYAETIIAQQISRVNGVAQVQVNGAQPFAVRIQLNPQRLASYGLGMDDVMNAVSAANQNQPTGTLWGKSQAFTIQSNGQLLNADAYKPIVIANRNGAPIHLSDVARVLDSVQNDRAGGWYNGKPAVILAVLRQPGANTIQVVDSIKKLMPNFRSVVPASVNLDVLYDQSTSIRNSVDDVQFTLLLTVGLVVLVIFIFLGNLSATLIPSLALPISIVGTFAAMRLLNFSLDNLSLMALSLSVGFVVDDAIVMLENIVRHMEMGKSPMQAAYDGSAEIGFTILSMTLSLVAVFLPVLLLPGVVGRLFNEFGVTISIAILISGFISLSFTPMLCSRFLRPSKEGHSKGAVAAISDRVFDIFLSFYKSTLHMALSAKPLVMVGFSVMLVLTGVLFSSVPKGFMPNEDTGQLVVMTEADQGASFQEMTRLHTQLADIIMKDPNVESVMSSLGVGNSSPNIALNQGRLLIVLKPRAQRKETADQLIQEIAPKLATVPGINAFVQNPPTITIGGQVTKSLYQFTLSSPNMDELYAAAKKLQEKIKGIDGVVDVTSDLQVSNPEVHLTVNRDKCARFGVSMQQVEDALNSAYAARQISTMYTSTNQYWVIIEVLPRFYRDPTKLADLYLHSSNGQLVPLESLCTVENGVGPLLVNHLSQFPSVTISFNLKPEASLGNVTNAIKAYAKDTEIVPASVTTSFQGTAAAFEDSLQNLWVLLLLAVVVIYIVLGILYESFIHPITILSGLPSAGLGALLILMICHVDLNIYGFLGLIMLIGIVKKNAIMMIDFAVEAERGGHKSAEDAIYEACLTRFRPIMMTTMAALMGGIPIAIAFGAGSEARQPLGLTVVGGLLVSQLVTLYITPVFYIYLDRFQRRVFNTDQNKAQLRGTQRSA; this is translated from the coding sequence ATGAGCATCAGCAAGATATTTATAGACAGACCTGTAATGACTACGCTCGTCATGTTTGCCATTTTGTTGTTTGGTGCGATCGGCTACAAGTCGTTGCCTTTGAGCAATCTTCCGAACGTGGATTTTCCTACGTTGCAAGTGACCAGCAACTTGCCGGGTGCAAGTGCGGAGACGATGGCATCTGCAGTTTCAATTCCATTGGAAAAGCAGTTCGCGACAATCGCCGGCTTGAGTCAGATGACTTCAACCAGCACACTCAGTCAGTCGCAAATTACTTTGCAGTTCGACCCATCTAGAAATATGGATGGCGCTTCGCTCGATGTTCAGGCGTGCATCACGGCTGCCTCCAAACAGTTGCCACCGCAGATGACCACACCGCCGACCTTTGCTAAGGTCAACCCGGCGATGCAACCTGTTATCTATCTGGCTGTGAGTTCTGACACTCTGCCGATGCACAAAGTGGATTATTATGCCGAGACAATTATCGCTCAGCAAATTTCGCGCGTTAACGGCGTCGCTCAAGTACAGGTAAACGGCGCCCAGCCGTTTGCGGTGCGTATTCAACTGAACCCTCAGCGACTGGCTTCATACGGGCTTGGCATGGACGACGTCATGAATGCCGTTTCCGCTGCCAACCAAAACCAACCGACCGGAACGTTGTGGGGCAAATCGCAGGCATTCACGATTCAGTCGAATGGCCAGCTCCTCAATGCCGATGCCTATAAACCGATCGTCATAGCCAATCGTAACGGTGCACCGATTCATCTCAGTGACGTTGCCAGAGTGCTCGACAGTGTTCAAAATGACCGCGCCGGCGGTTGGTATAACGGCAAGCCGGCAGTCATTCTTGCTGTGTTGCGGCAACCTGGCGCCAACACGATTCAAGTCGTCGATAGCATCAAAAAGCTGATGCCGAATTTCCGTAGCGTTGTTCCAGCTTCGGTTAATCTGGATGTGTTATACGACCAATCGACATCGATCAGAAACTCTGTCGATGATGTTCAGTTCACCTTGTTACTGACCGTTGGGCTGGTTGTACTGGTGATATTCATATTTCTCGGTAATCTGTCGGCAACCTTGATTCCCAGTCTTGCACTACCGATTTCTATTGTCGGTACGTTTGCGGCGATGCGGCTGCTTAATTTCAGTCTGGACAATTTGTCTTTGATGGCTCTGTCTCTCTCGGTTGGTTTTGTTGTAGACGACGCTATCGTTATGCTCGAAAACATAGTCAGGCACATGGAAATGGGCAAATCGCCAATGCAGGCGGCGTATGATGGTTCTGCGGAAATCGGATTTACGATTTTGTCCATGACATTGTCACTGGTGGCAGTATTTCTTCCCGTTCTGCTATTGCCCGGGGTGGTTGGTCGCCTGTTCAATGAGTTCGGTGTGACCATAAGTATTGCGATCTTGATCTCGGGCTTTATTTCGCTGAGCTTCACACCGATGTTGTGCAGCCGATTCCTGCGTCCCAGCAAAGAGGGTCATAGCAAGGGAGCTGTGGCGGCAATATCGGATCGTGTTTTTGATATATTCCTGAGTTTCTATAAATCCACACTGCACATGGCTCTTTCGGCAAAACCGCTGGTCATGGTTGGATTCAGTGTCATGCTTGTCTTGACGGGCGTTCTGTTTTCCAGCGTGCCCAAAGGCTTTATGCCAAATGAAGACACCGGTCAACTTGTGGTCATGACCGAGGCTGATCAGGGCGCATCCTTCCAGGAGATGACGCGGCTGCATACCCAACTGGCTGACATTATTATGAAGGATCCGAATGTGGAATCCGTCATGTCCAGCCTTGGCGTCGGTAACAGCAGCCCGAACATTGCTCTCAATCAAGGAAGGCTGCTGATTGTGCTTAAGCCCCGAGCGCAGCGCAAGGAGACTGCCGACCAGCTCATTCAAGAAATCGCACCCAAGCTTGCCACTGTACCCGGTATCAATGCCTTTGTTCAAAACCCGCCCACAATTACAATTGGCGGTCAGGTAACGAAGAGTCTCTATCAGTTCACTCTGTCCAGCCCCAATATGGACGAGCTTTACGCTGCCGCTAAGAAACTGCAGGAAAAAATCAAAGGCATCGACGGTGTTGTTGATGTTACTTCGGATCTCCAGGTTAGTAATCCTGAAGTGCATTTGACCGTAAACCGCGATAAATGCGCCCGTTTCGGAGTCAGCATGCAGCAGGTCGAGGATGCGCTCAACAGTGCCTATGCGGCCCGTCAGATTTCCACTATGTACACTTCCACGAATCAATATTGGGTGATTATCGAAGTGCTGCCGCGCTTTTATCGTGACCCGACCAAACTGGCTGATCTTTATTTGCACAGCTCAAATGGGCAACTGGTTCCGCTGGAATCGCTTTGCACGGTAGAGAACGGGGTGGGACCGCTCCTGGTCAATCACCTCAGTCAATTCCCATCGGTGACGATTTCATTCAATCTCAAGCCGGAAGCTTCACTGGGCAATGTCACCAATGCAATTAAGGCTTATGCAAAAGACACCGAAATCGTTCCAGCTTCGGTGACAACGAGTTTCCAGGGCACTGCTGCTGCGTTCGAAGACTCGCTGCAAAATCTGTGGGTGCTTTTGCTTCTGGCTGTAGTCGTGATCTACATCGTGCTGGGCATTTTGTATGAAAGCTTCATTCACCCCATAACCATCTTGTCCGGCTTACCGTCAGCAGGTTTAGGGGCTTTGCTGATTCTGATGATTTGTCATGTCGACTTGAATATCTACGGCTTTCTTGGACTGATTATGCTGATTGGTATCGTCAAGAAGAACGCCATTATGATGATCGACTTTGCTGTAGAAGCAGAACGCGGCGGTCATAAATCAGCTGAAGATGCTATTTATGAAGCTTGTCTGACCAGGTTCCGCCCGATTATGATGACAACAATGGCAGCTCTGATGGGTGGTATTCCGATCGCTATCGCGTTCGGAGCTGGTTCAGAGGCTCGGCAACCGCTCGGTTTAACTGTAGTGGGCGGTTTGCTGGTATCGCAGCTGGTGACTTTGTATATCACTCCAGTCTTTTACATTTATCTGGATCGCTTCCAACGCCGTGTATTTAATACTGATCAGAATAAAGCGCAACTGAGGGGCACTCAGAGAAGTGCCTGA